The Halovivax ruber XH-70 genome includes the window GATGCCACGTCCCTCGTTGACCTCGGTGAGCTCCGCCCGCGAGACGACGTCCCGGGAGGCGAGCTCGCCGTCGTTGTTGGCGTAGCCGTGTTCGAACATGAAGCGCTCGCCGTCCTCGTTGTAGAGGATGCCGCCCTCGCCACGGACACCCTCGGAGATGAGGACGCCGGTGCTGGGCAGCGTCGTCGGGTGGAACTGGACGAACTCCATGTCCTCGAGCGGGACGCCCGCACGGTAGGCCATCGCCTGGCCGTCACCGGTACAGGAGACGGCGTTGGTCGTGTGATCGAAGGCCTGTCCGGGGCCGCCAGTGGCGAGGATGACTCCGTCGTTCGCCTTGAAGCCCTGAATCTGTCCCGACTGGACGTCGTAGGCGACGACGCCGTGGCAGGAGCGGTCGTTCGGATCGGGCTCGTCCGTCACGGCGAGGTTCATCACGTACCACTCGTCGTAGACCTGAATTCCGCGCTTGACGACCTGCTCGTACATCGTGTGCAGCAGGTGGTGACCGGTTTCGGCCCCGGCGTAGGTCGTCCGCGGGAAGGAGAGGCCGCCGAACGGTCGCTGGGAGACGGTGCCGTCCTCCTCGCGGGAGAACGGCATGCCCCAGTGTTCTAAGGTGATCGTGTCCTCGGGCGAGTCCTGTGCCAGCGTCTCGATCGCCGGCGCGTCGCCGAGGTAGTCCGACCCCTTCATGGTGTCGTAGGCGTGCAGTTCCCAGTCGTCGCCGTCGCGGATCGCGGCGTTGATGCCGCCCTCGGCCGCGCCGGTGTGGCTGCGGACCGGGTGGAGTTTCGTGACCATCGCCACGTCCGCTCCGGCTTCGTGTGCGGCGATCGCCGCGCGGAGCCCGGCGCCGCCGGCGCCAACTACGATGACGTCGTGTTCGTACATGGTTACCAGAATTTCAGGTTCTTCTTGACCGCCTCACGCTTGAGCTCCTGAATGTGCTCGGTGAGGGGGATGTCTTTCGGACACACCTCGGTGCAGGAAAACTGCGTCTGACAGCGCCAGACGCCGTGTTCTTGCTCCAGGATGCGCAGTCGATGCTCTTTGAGTTCCTCGCCCTCGCGGTCGTCCATGGCGAAGCGGTAGGCTTTGTTGATCGCCGCCGGGCCGAGGTACTCGTTGTCGCCCGCCGCGATGTTGCACGAGGACATACACGCGCCACACCAGATACAGCGCGTGGACATCTTGACCTTCTCGCGGTTCTCCCGGGTCTGGTACTGCTCTTCTAGGTCGCCGTCTGGGAGGTCCTCCTCCTGGAAGTACGGTTCGACGGCGTGCATCTGCTCGTAGAAGTGCTCCATGTCCACGACGAGGTCCTTGACCACGTCCTGGTGGGGGAGCGGTTCGACGCGCACCGGTCCGTCGAGGTCCGAAATCTGTGTCTGACAGCCCAGGCGTTGGCGGCCGTTGACGAAGAACGCGTCAGAGCCACAGACCGCCTGTCGGCAGGAGTGTCGGAAGGTGAGCGAGGGATCGAACTCGTCACGCGCGTAGATCAGCGCGTCGAGGACGGTCATCCCCTTCTCGAAGGGGACGTGAAAGTCGTCGAACCGTGGTTCCTGCTTCCCCTCGACTTCCGGATCGTACCGGAACACCTTCAGGTGAACCGTCTCCGCGTCGGCGTCGGTCGCGTCCGCCGCTCGTTCGCGTTCTATCCGTCGGTCAGCCTTCTTGTCCATTCGGCGATCCTGTGGGGAGGGACCGGCGTCCGCCGCGTCGTCTGCCTGCCCTGTTCCAGCGTCGTCGGCGTCGGTCGGTTGTTCCTGTTGGGTGCTCATTATATCATTCCGTTCATGACGAGTGCCACGTAGGTTCCCTGTGCGACCAGCGCCAAGCCGGCGAGACTCAGTATCGCCAGTACGATTCGCTTTGGCGTCCCGGAGAGTCCCTGGTTGACGAGCGCATTGTAGACGCCGTTGACCCCGTGGAACGCGGCTGCCCAGAGGAAGAGAACCATCGTGATCAGGTACCCTATGTTCTCCATGCGCATCTGCGTGCCAGCGAACGTGATCTCGTAGGCGTGGTTGACGAAGTGAAGCAGGAAGAAGTGAAACGCGAGTGTCACCACGAGGAACGCAGCGGTCACGCGCTGGAGCAGCCAGCCGGTGCCGCCGGGGGTGAAACTGGAGTAGCGTTCGGCCATCAGGCGCCCACCCCCGTCATGAAGGTCGGCACGCTCGCGACCGTGATCGCCGCGGTGACGATCAGCGAGATGTAGAAGCTCTTGTCCTGAGCTTCCAGTCCGATGCCGAGGTCGATCATCAGAAGGCGGACGCCGTTCAAGATGTGGAAGACGGCGACCGCGAGCAGGCCAACTTCGAGGACGCGAATGAGGAACAGCCCTTCGAGTCCCTGCAGCGTCGTCGTGTAAATGTCCTCCCCGGCAGCGATCTTCGCCTCGTTACCGGCGGCGCCGAGCGCGTTGCTCAGCACTGCGATGTGGGTAAACAGGTAGCCGATGAGAATCCAGCCGGTGAACTTGTGGAGGATCCACGCCCACATCCCGGGCGCGAACTCCCGCCACCGACCGAAGTCTTCGATCAGGCCACGGTTGTAAGACTCGCTCATACTCTCACCAGATGCGTCGAACCCCGGTGGTATAGTAGTTACTTTCCGTCGCTGGGCGCCGCCGTTGCCGGAAACCAAACTCTGCACTGGAACTCGCCCGCCGTTTTCACTCCTCGCCTCGACCGCGTCCGCCGGCAAAGATCGAGAGCGAGGATTCGATTTCGTGTTCGAGCGCCCGCAAGGTGGTGTCGTCGAGCGCGACGAGGTGGCAGACGGGATTGCCGGGGTAGACGACCGGGTTCTCCAGGACGCCGACGATCAAGCCGGTGAAGGGTGCCGTGACGGGGACGATGTCGTCTTTCTCTTTGAACGGGTTCGTGATGGTACAGATCACGTCGCCCTCGTGGACGAGCTCGCCACGGCCGCGCTTCATGTCGACGATGCCGCCGGCGTCGGCCCGGAGCCAAGTTTTCTCGTCCGAGTCGCTGATGACCGTTCGCCACCCGGGCCAGTGAACGGCAGAATCAGGGTGACAGCCCACTTCAGCGAGGACGCTCGCGACACCGGTCAGTGCCCGATCGATCAACGATCGCTGGAAGCGATGGGCTTTGCCCATCTCGATCGTGATCGTTGGCACGCCGGCTTCGGTCGCCTCCCTGCGCAACGATCCGCTGGGACCGGATCCGTCGATGACTACGTTCGAACTGAACGCGTGTGAGAGGCGTTTTACGGCGGGATCGTCGGTGTCTGCCCGAACGTGAAGCATGTTCGTCCGCCCGCGCGTCGACGTGTGGAAGTCGAGGCCGAAATCGCAGGGTTCGACGAACGAGGTGAAGAGTCGATGTGCCATCCGTTTCGCACTCGTGGAGGATTCGTGGCCGGGAAACGACCGGTTGAGGTCCCGATCGTAGATCGGCAGATACCGTTCCTGTGCGAGGAAGCCGGGGACGTTCAATACTGGCAGACAGACGAGCGTCCCGTGAAGATCCGCGTGATCCCAGTCGTGGGCCACTTCACGGACGACTTCGATGCCGTTCAGTTCGTCCCCGTGGGCAGCCGCGGAGAGAAACACTGTGGGGCCGGCGTGCGTACCGTTGATGATCGTGACCGGGACGCGGATCGGATCGCCGAGATACGTCTCGCTGATCCGGTACCGATCGTTCACAGCTTCGCCAGGGTCGACCTGCGTGCCGTCGTACGTGAACGGTTCCGGCTGGTCCCCGTCCGACGTTCCGTCGGTCATCCCTCGTTGATTGGCTGTCGCGGGTATAAAATGTGCCTGCGTCGTACCCGTGGTCGGTCGGGCCGTAGGGATCGTCCTCGCGGAGGGATGCCCGCCGTCTAGCCTCGAAACCTGCGTCGGGGGGCGAACGTTTTGTACGTGGCTGTGATTCCCCCGGATATGGAGTTTCGCGAGGCAACCGCGGCAGATACGGAGGCGATTCGGTCGATGGCCGAAGAGTCGGTAACCGCGTCGTACACGTCCTTTCTCTCGGAGGAGACGATCGAGGACGCCCTGGCACAGTGGTACAGCGACGAGGCCACGACCGATCTCGTCGAGAGCGACGATACGATCGTCCTGATCGCCGAGAACGACCAACCGGCTGGATTCAGTCAGTCCGAGGTAGTCGGTGACGGGGAGACGATCGGCCACCTCCACTGGTTGCACGTCCGCCCGGACGAGCGAGGTGCCGGGCTCGGTTCTCGACTGTTGACCCGCACGCGGGAAGCGTTGCTCGATGCCGGCGCCGAGCGGATTCGTGGGTTCGTCCTGGAGGGCAACGACGACGGGACCCGATTCTACGAGGAACACGGCTTCGAACGCGCGGGTACGCGCAGCATTCAGATCGGTGCGGATACGTACACCGAGAACGTCTACATGGAGAGCGACGACGCGGACGCCGAGTGGCGCGCGATCGAAGAACGGCAACTCGAAGACGGCACCACGGTGTTCGTCAGCTACGGCGAAGCCGACCGAGGCTCGGAGGCGCCGTTTTACAGCGCCTACGAGTCCCGCGACGAAACCGACCGCTTCGGCTGGTTCTGTGGAAACTGCGAGACGCTCGACAACGCGATGGACGCCATGGGTCGCATCGAGTGTAACGTCTGTGGCAACAAACGGAAAGCGACCCGCTGGGACGCCTCCTACCTCTGAGTTCGACGCTCTTCACCCATCGAATCGGCTTTCCTCGTCCGCTCTTGTACCCTCGCGCGGGTGTCGGGCCACCGGCCCAGGCGCCACCAGTTGGTGGTGGTAGGCTGCAGGTCGCCCCAACGTGGGTTTTCTCGGCCTCGAAAGCTCTCCCTGCCCGCTGATCGGCCCAGATAACAATTCTGTGACCGCTCGACGAACCGGTCGACGTCGCCGACGGCAGTCTGTGCTGGCACGCTCGCTGGTGGCCTCTATGCGCTCACTCGATCACATCGTCCGCGGATTCGCCGCGACGCTCGTCGCCAGAGCGGCGTACATGCTCTCGAGCGCGCTGTTGATGGTGTTGCTCGCCCGGGTCTTCCTCGATCCCGGCGCGTACGGCCTGCTCTTCTGGTCGATCGGAGTGCTGGCGGTCGTCCAGCTGGCCGCGGATCTCGGACTCGGGAAGTCCGCCGCGCGCTACATCGCCGAGTACGGCGAGACGGACCCCGGCCAGATCCCACACCTCCTGCGGCACGTACTCGGCTACAAACTGGCCGTCGTCTCCCTCGTGGGAGGGGTCCTGTTCGTCGGCGCTGGACCGCTCGCCTCGGTGCTCGGGAAACCCGCTGCGGAACCGTTTTTCGCCGTTGGTGCGTTGCTCGTCGTCGCCAAGTCGTTCGCGGTCTTTCCGGAGATCGTCTTTCAGGGATCGAACCGACTCGGATACAGCGCGACCGTCAGGGCGCTCGGCGGCGTCGGTCGACTCGTGTTCGCCGTCGCGTTCGTCCTGGCCGGGTTCGGTGCGCTGGGTGCGTTCGTCGGCTACGTCGTCGGGTACGGGATTGCCGCCGGCTTCGGCCTCGTGGCCATGTACGTGCTCGTCTACGAGGCACACGAACCGTCCGCGGAGATGGAACCGGGCCTCGCTCGTCGGCTCGTCGGCTACGCCGTCCCGCTTACCGCGACGCGTGGGGCGAACGTCCTCGACAAACAGATCGACATCGTCCTCGTGGGGGTGTTCCTGAACTCGACTGCCGTCGCGTTCTACACACTCGCAAAACAGCTCACCGACTTCGTCCTCGCGCCAGCGGAGTCGCTCGGGTTCGTCATCTCGCCGAACTTCGGGGAAGGGAAGGCGGGTGGTGACGTCGATCGTGTCAGAGCGCTCTACGAGACGGCGTTGGGGAACGCGCTGGCGCTGTACGTCCCGGCCGCCGTCGGTCTGGCCCTCGTCGCCGAGCCACTCGTCACGCTCGTCTTCGGTGCGTCGTACGCCGGCGCCGCCCCCGTACTGGTCCTTCTCAGCGGATTCGTGGTGTTGCAGACGATCACGAATCTGACGAGTGACAGTCTCGATTATCTCGGTCGTGCGCGCGAGCGAGCGATCGCGAAGGGGGTGACCTCGGTCGGTAACTTCGCGCTCAACGTGGCGCTGATTCCTGCAATTGGTGTCGTCGGGGCGGCACTCGCCACGGTCGTGACACACGCGATCTACGTCTCGGTCACCCTCTACGTCGTCCACGACGAGTTATCGTTGCACCTGCGCCAGTTAGCGATCGACGCCGCCCGGGTCGTCGCCGTCTCGGGCGTGATGGCCGGGACGATCGTCGTCGTCGCGCCGCCGATCACGTCACTTCCACTACTCGGGGTTGCGATCGGCATCGGCGTGGTTTCCTGGACCGCACTCGCATTCGCCAGCGGGGTGATCGAACGTCGATCGATTCGGGCAGTACTCGGGTAGGACTGTCAGCCGGTATGTGTGTGTGTGTGTGTGTGTGTGTGTGCCTGGATGTCATATATGACCGAACGACGGTTGTCTCCCAGGAAAACCGACAGTGATGTCCGAAGGTCGTGAGCAGGCATCGTGGGACAGCGTCTGTAGCACGCGTCGAAGCAGGTGGCAACTCTTTTCGCATCGGCTGATGTTATCTCTGTATGACTTCTTCCGAACCGGTCACAGTCGGGGTGTTGAGCCTCCACACGAGCAAAGAGACGAAGGCGATCTGTAACGCGATCGAGGAACTGGGCCATCGCCCGCAGTGGCTTCGAGCGGACAATACGACTATCGGTGTGGAAGATGGACGCGTCAGCCTGGAGCCCTCCGTCGACGTAATCGCGAACCGATTGTTGCTCTCGAACACGGAACAGCCCTGCGAGGCCCTCGGCATCGTCAACACGCTCTCTCGGCTGGTGCCGACACTCAATCCGCCGACCGCGTCGATGACGGCGCTCCACAAACTCTCGACGGCCGTCACCCTCGCCGCCCACGAACTTCCGGTTCCCGACGTCCTCCTCTCGCTCAGCAGCGATCGCCTCAACGAGGCCCGTGCGGACTTCGGCGAGGAGGCGGTCTACAAGACCGCCATCGGCACCCACGGTGGCGGCACGTGGAAGGTCGGCCCGGGCGAGCGCGTCAACCCGAAGGTCGGCAACCGGTACGCGTTCCTTCAAGAGCTCATCGAACGCGACGCGAGCCAGCACCGGGACATCAGGATCTACGTCGTGGGCGACGAGATCGTCGGCGCGATGTACCGGTACGCCCCGGAGAACGACTGGCGGACGAACGTCGCCCTCGGCGGTTCCGTCGAGGATGCCACGGACGACCTCCCCGACCGCGTCCGAGAGATCGCGCTGCAATCGACTGAGGCGATCGGTCTCGACTACGCAGGGGTCGACATCGTCGAAGGCGACGACGGCTGGTTCGTCCTGGAGGTGAACCCCACGGCCGGATTCAAGGGGCTGTTCGAGGCAACGGGTGTGAGTCCCGCGCCATCCATCGCAAAACTCGCCATCGAGCGCGTCGGCGGCGAAGTGGACGACGAGGACGTCGATCGACTCGCACGAACGCTGGACGACTCGCGGCCGTCCTTCCTGCCGCCGGAGCCGGTCGCCGACGAGCAGGAGCCGAGCAACATCGGCTACACCGAGGAGGTTATCCTCACGGGGACCCGTGGCTCCGAATCGATCGTCGCCAAGTCCGACACTGGCGCCAGTCGGACGAGCATCGACACTAGCCTCGCCGCCGACATCGGCGCCGGGCCGATCAAGTCCATCACGAAGGTCAGGACGGGCAGTTCGAAGGGGAGCCGGAGTCGCCCCGTCGTCGACGTCGTGGTCGGCGTCGGCGGCAATCAGCACACGGTGACCGCGAGCATCGAGGACCGCAGTCACATGGAGTATCCCGTGATCCTCGGCCGCGATATCCTTTCGCACTATCGCGTCGACGTCGCGCGGCGGATCGACGGGGACGATCGGGACTTTGCCGAAGAGTGACCGGGCCGTGTTCCGGCGGGAAGTCGCGTTGACTCCTGTTTCGTCGATCACCCCGGCAAGAAGAGATTGAGTATCGCCACGACGACCCCTGCCAGTCCCATCCGGAGTCCGGCGACGATCCAGTTCTGTTTCGAAATCGATCCCAGATACGCCCCGAAGATAAACAACAGTCCGACGCCGATTCCGACTGCGAGTACCGTCGCTTCGAGGAGCGTGACGAGAGTGCCATGAAAGAGGAAGGGGACAAGCGGGCAGCAGATACCAATGATCGGGCCGATTCCGCTCGCGACCGCGTTGATCTTTCGGGCCGCGATCTGGTCCCGCTGGACCCTGGTGTCCGTGAGCTCGGTGAGCATCGCCCGCTCGATAGTCATGATTTCTGCCTGTTTTTCCGCTCGTTCGATCTCCCAGACGCTCCAGACGCCGGACGTCCCCAACCCCACGGCTGCACCCAGGCCGATCTGAACGACGGTGAAGCCGTCCGTCACGCCAGACAGGTACGCGCCGACGACGATACCGATGCTGGTCAGTGTGCCGTCGAAGCCGTTCGAGATGAAGTACCGTCGGGAGATCGACGCCACGTCGCCCGTGCCCAGCAAATCACGAATTCGTTCGATCACGGGTAGACGGGTGCGTGGGTCCAGGGCGACCGCTGACTCACCGATCTTGCGGCGTCGGACTCTGTTCGGTGAGCGCTTCGCCGCAGACGACTTCGTCGATCGAGTGAATCGACCCGCCTAACGTTTCGATCGTCTCGCCGATCGCGGGCAGGTCGACGGCAGTCCCCTGGATCGTCAGTTTGATCGTTTCGACCTTCCGGTCGGTCTCGACCAGCACGGCGTTGACGGCGTCGACGGTGGCGTGGTCGGCGACACTGCGTGCGAACTCGGCGATATCCGGTTCGTGTGGCTTGAGTACGTCGAGCACGAGTCGTCGGATCGGAGGCGTCACAGAGGACCGCTCCCACCCGAGCGGGCTTAATGCTGGGGCAAGCTGTGACCTCGAAGGATATCCCACCGGCACCTCCCAGCGGGCTCGATCGACACCGTCACGTTCGAATCGCCCCGCGAGCGGCAGGGGTCGGTCAGGCGTGATCGCTCGGTCGGTGTGAGGTGTCGATCGGTGACAGCGCGATGTACATCGACGCCGCGATGAGGACCACGTTGACGGACGCGATGGCACCACCGAGCCCGGACCTGGTGAGCATCCAGACGATCGTCGGGACGAGCGCGAGTAACGCGAGGACGAGCGTCGTCCGTGGGGTGAGCGATTCGAACATGGCTCGTCCTAGACCACCCAAGATGGTGAAGTAATCCCCTCCGTTCGCCGGGTCGCACTGGTCGGCGCCGATCGTGTCACTCGCCGCGACGTGGGGCGAACGCCCAGGCGAAGAGCACGGCGAAGACGATCAGGCCGACGAGGACGGTTTCGAGCGGGGAGATCTCGACGCCGAAGAACCCGAGGACCGTCCGTCCCTCGACGAGGAAGACGAGGAGCAGTGCACTGACGATCAACAGCTTCGCTGGGGTGGTCCGCATCAGTAGATAGCCACTCCGAGGATCGTTCCGACGTGCTGTACGGCGTCGACGAGGGAGAGAACGACCGGGTAGGGCCTGATGTCCTGTCCGTGCAGTCCTCCTTGTTGGATCACGCTTGCGAGTGGGAGGGCGTAGGCGAGAACGAGTAGGACGATCGCGATGGCCGCCCACAGTTTCAGATTGTCGAGGATCCGTGGGGAATCCTCGGGTCCGGACAGTGCGGGCGGAATCGTCCCGTCCACCAGTGGTTCACTGTCTCGATTGAGAACTGTGAGCAGCATGACGCCGAGGAACAGTACCGTGGCGACGAAGAGCAGGGTTCCACCGAGGGCGATCTGGGCGTTCAGTTCGCCCATCGACCCGATGCCGACGTCGTACTCGAAGCTATACTGCGGCTCTGCGGTTCGTCGGGGGACGCCGAACAGTCCCGATCGGTACATCGCGTTCGTCATGAACACGATGCCGAGGAACCAGGTGACGACCTGAACCAGCGCAATTCGCCGGCCGACGAGGCGGTTTCCGGTGAGCTGGGGGACGAGCCAGTACGAACCGGCCATGAGCGTGAGTGCAGTCGCCGTCCCCACCTGGGTGTGGATGTGCCCCGGGATCCACAGCGTGTTGTGTACGAGGTAGTTGATGTTCATCCCCGCGTTGACGATACCGGTGAAGCCACCGAAGGCGAAGACCGCACCCGCGAGTGCCATGCCGGTAAACGCTGGCTCTTTCCAGGGCAAGGCCCGAATCCACCTGAACGTGCCCTTGCCGCCGCGCTGGCGAGCACCGTGTTCCATACTCGCGACGACGGTGAACGCCGTCAAGAGGCTCGGTAGCAGCAAAAACATCGTGTTGGTCATCGCGACGAACTTGAACCCTTCCGCGATGCCGGGGTCCATGTACTGGTGGTGGATGCCGACCGGCGTCGAGAGGAGGACGAACAGGATGAACACGACTCGTGCGAGCGGATCGCTGAACAACCGTCCGCCCGAGAGCGTGGGAAGGACGTTGTACCAGAGCAGGTACGCCGGCAACACCCAGAAGTAGACGACCATGTGCCCGAAGAACCAGAACAGCGTCCGGGTCAGCAACGGGTTCACACCGGGGATCATCTCGAACGACCACGGCACGAGGAAGGCGATCAGCGAGACGATGACGCCGATCGAACCGAGATACCACATGATCATCGTCGTCAGGACCATGAAGGCCGGGAGCGGGATCCGCTTGCCGGGGTTTTCCCCCTTCCAGGCCAGCCACGTCCGGAACCAGCCGGCTCCGGCGAGCCAGGTTCCGGCGAAGAACACGATCAGTCCCAAATAGAACAGAGGATTGGCCTGAAGCGGCGCGTAGAAGGTAAAGAGTACGTCCGAACTCAACGGCGCCCCCAGCACTTCAGGCGGTTCCTCGAGGAAGCCGCCGAGAATCGACACCGCGACGATGAAGGTTCCGATCGACATCAGTCCGTACCAGCCCCAGCTCAGGCGTTCGTCGAGCGGCCCTCTCCCGAGACTCACCGTAATCGCCCAGTGAAACAGGCCGACGAGAAAGAAGATCACGAACGTGATCACGAGGAAGACGCCGTGCCCGGTCAGCACCGTGTAGTAGTCGGGTGACGGCAAAAATCGATAGATGTCGGTCCGGTGGAACGCTTGAATGAGTCCGAATGTCGCCCCAATTGCGAGTGCGACGAACGAGTTCAGAAACGCCGCCCGGACGAGTCGTGCCTGTCCCGGATACTCGTCGACGAAGAGGCGCGTCATGGGTGGGCACCTCTACGGGTTGCTTCCGCTGTGTCCATCGGAGTCACCGTCCCCGATGCTGTTTCGATTCCCATCGAAGCAGGCACCGACTCGGTTGTTTCCGTTTCGTTCCCGACCGTGATCGTCCCGGTGTCCTCCTGATCGTCGACGCTGACCGTCCAGTCGTGCTCACCGGGGCCCAGTTCGTCGCTGTCGACGGTGACCGACACGTTCTCGCTACTCTCGCCGTCGACGGTGATCGACTGTTCGGTCGTCTGTGAGCCGACGGTGACGTTGACCGTCGACTCGCGCGCTTCGAGCAATCCGTTGGAGACGGTGGCCGTGAGGTCGATCTCGTTGCCCTGTGCGACTTGCTCCGGCGCGTTCACTTCGAGTTCCGTCTGCGAGAATTCCGATTCGGGCGTCACCACCAGCGACCCCTCCATCGTGTGGTGCTGGGGGCCGCAGTACTCGTTGCAGACGATGCCGTACGTCCCGGGTTCGTCGAACTCGACCGTCAGTTCCGCCACCTGTCCGGGAATGGCCATCGAGTTGATGTTGGTCCCGGCTACCTCGAAGCCGTGGATCACGTCGCGACTCGTCACGTAGAACGTCACCTCGGAGTTGGCCGGCACCTCGATCGGGTCGGGTTGAAAGATGAACGTCATCGCGACGACGTACACCTCGTACTCATCTTCGCCGACCTGTTCGACGCGAGGGTCGCTAAACCGCTCGTCGGACGGGATCTCGTCGGGCGAAACGCCGTCAGCCTCGTCGTCGATCATCGTGATTCCGAGCCCGACCGATCCGTACGTGATCGTCACGATGAACCCAACGATCAGGACGAACGATCCGGCGAGCCACAGTTTCTCGTACGTGTGAATTCGCATCTGTGATCACCGATTAGCCGAGAGATAGTAATCCGACGACCGTGGGTCCGTGCCCGAGAAACTCGACGAAGTAGGTGAACAGCCACATCACCGTGAGGACCACGAAGTACAGGACGACCAGGGCCAGCGTCCCGATCGGATCGAATTCGTCGTGATCGATCGTTCGCGTCACGCCGGAGCGGCTCATGTCCTATCGCTGCCCACCTTCTGTGTATTAAATCACCAGTGGCGTACGGTCGTCCGTTGAAGACCAGTGCGCGGGTAAACGTGGGCCAAATCACGAGTAACTGTGGGCCACATTGTCGGTAACGGTGGATTGTCGGCCAGTTATTTTCTCTTGTCTCGACGATACGGGGCTGGTGTCACTCCAGTTTGGGTTCGATCGGATGCCCGTTCCGGCGTATCGATTCGATCTCTGGCGGTCGGTGACGTCAGGTACACCGAGTGCCTTGCACGATCTCTCCGGTGAGGCCTGCCGGGTGCTCGTGCCGTAGACGCTCTTTCGAGCCTGAAATTCTCCGATGAGACGGTTTGAGGGCCAACAATCTTACTCGGTGGCGATGTCCGATCGAGTATGAGCGCCAGTACGAACGACAGTCACGGAGAATCCGGCGAACCGCTTCGAATCGGCATCAACGGCTTCGGGCGCATCGGTCGAAGCGTACTCCGTGCCTCGCTCGAGCACGACGATCTCGACGTGGTCGCGGTCAACGACGTGATGGACGACGACGA containing:
- a CDS encoding succinate dehydrogenase/fumarate reductase iron-sulfur subunit → MSTQQEQPTDADDAGTGQADDAADAGPSPQDRRMDKKADRRIERERAADATDADAETVHLKVFRYDPEVEGKQEPRFDDFHVPFEKGMTVLDALIYARDEFDPSLTFRHSCRQAVCGSDAFFVNGRQRLGCQTQISDLDGPVRVEPLPHQDVVKDLVVDMEHFYEQMHAVEPYFQEEDLPDGDLEEQYQTRENREKVKMSTRCIWCGACMSSCNIAAGDNEYLGPAAINKAYRFAMDDREGEELKEHRLRILEQEHGVWRCQTQFSCTEVCPKDIPLTEHIQELKREAVKKNLKFW
- a CDS encoding succinate dehydrogenase hydrophobic membrane anchor subunit codes for the protein MAERYSSFTPGGTGWLLQRVTAAFLVVTLAFHFFLLHFVNHAYEITFAGTQMRMENIGYLITMVLFLWAAAFHGVNGVYNALVNQGLSGTPKRIVLAILSLAGLALVAQGTYVALVMNGMI
- the sdhC gene encoding succinate dehydrogenase, cytochrome b556 subunit, coding for MSESYNRGLIEDFGRWREFAPGMWAWILHKFTGWILIGYLFTHIAVLSNALGAAGNEAKIAAGEDIYTTTLQGLEGLFLIRVLEVGLLAVAVFHILNGVRLLMIDLGIGLEAQDKSFYISLIVTAAITVASVPTFMTGVGA
- a CDS encoding succinylglutamate desuccinylase/aspartoacylase family protein; its protein translation is MTDGTSDGDQPEPFTYDGTQVDPGEAVNDRYRISETYLGDPIRVPVTIINGTHAGPTVFLSAAAHGDELNGIEVVREVAHDWDHADLHGTLVCLPVLNVPGFLAQERYLPIYDRDLNRSFPGHESSTSAKRMAHRLFTSFVEPCDFGLDFHTSTRGRTNMLHVRADTDDPAVKRLSHAFSSNVVIDGSGPSGSLRREATEAGVPTITIEMGKAHRFQRSLIDRALTGVASVLAEVGCHPDSAVHWPGWRTVISDSDEKTWLRADAGGIVDMKRGRGELVHEGDVICTITNPFKEKDDIVPVTAPFTGLIVGVLENPVVYPGNPVCHLVALDDTTLRALEHEIESSLSIFAGGRGRGEE
- a CDS encoding GNAT family N-acetyltransferase, with amino-acid sequence MEFREATAADTEAIRSMAEESVTASYTSFLSEETIEDALAQWYSDEATTDLVESDDTIVLIAENDQPAGFSQSEVVGDGETIGHLHWLHVRPDERGAGLGSRLLTRTREALLDAGAERIRGFVLEGNDDGTRFYEEHGFERAGTRSIQIGADTYTENVYMESDDADAEWRAIEERQLEDGTTVFVSYGEADRGSEAPFYSAYESRDETDRFGWFCGNCETLDNAMDAMGRIECNVCGNKRKATRWDASYL
- a CDS encoding flippase, whose product is MRSLDHIVRGFAATLVARAAYMLSSALLMVLLARVFLDPGAYGLLFWSIGVLAVVQLAADLGLGKSAARYIAEYGETDPGQIPHLLRHVLGYKLAVVSLVGGVLFVGAGPLASVLGKPAAEPFFAVGALLVVAKSFAVFPEIVFQGSNRLGYSATVRALGGVGRLVFAVAFVLAGFGALGAFVGYVVGYGIAAGFGLVAMYVLVYEAHEPSAEMEPGLARRLVGYAVPLTATRGANVLDKQIDIVLVGVFLNSTAVAFYTLAKQLTDFVLAPAESLGFVISPNFGEGKAGGDVDRVRALYETALGNALALYVPAAVGLALVAEPLVTLVFGASYAGAAPVLVLLSGFVVLQTITNLTSDSLDYLGRARERAIAKGVTSVGNFALNVALIPAIGVVGAALATVVTHAIYVSVTLYVVHDELSLHLRQLAIDAARVVAVSGVMAGTIVVVAPPITSLPLLGVAIGIGVVSWTALAFASGVIERRSIRAVLG
- a CDS encoding RimK family alpha-L-glutamate ligase, with translation MTSSEPVTVGVLSLHTSKETKAICNAIEELGHRPQWLRADNTTIGVEDGRVSLEPSVDVIANRLLLSNTEQPCEALGIVNTLSRLVPTLNPPTASMTALHKLSTAVTLAAHELPVPDVLLSLSSDRLNEARADFGEEAVYKTAIGTHGGGTWKVGPGERVNPKVGNRYAFLQELIERDASQHRDIRIYVVGDEIVGAMYRYAPENDWRTNVALGGSVEDATDDLPDRVREIALQSTEAIGLDYAGVDIVEGDDGWFVLEVNPTAGFKGLFEATGVSPAPSIAKLAIERVGGEVDDEDVDRLARTLDDSRPSFLPPEPVADEQEPSNIGYTEEVILTGTRGSESIVAKSDTGASRTSIDTSLAADIGAGPIKSITKVRTGSSKGSRSRPVVDVVVGVGGNQHTVTASIEDRSHMEYPVILGRDILSHYRVDVARRIDGDDRDFAEE
- a CDS encoding VIT1/CCC1 transporter family protein, producing the protein MERIRDLLGTGDVASISRRYFISNGFDGTLTSIGIVVGAYLSGVTDGFTVVQIGLGAAVGLGTSGVWSVWEIERAEKQAEIMTIERAMLTELTDTRVQRDQIAARKINAVASGIGPIIGICCPLVPFLFHGTLVTLLEATVLAVGIGVGLLFIFGAYLGSISKQNWIVAGLRMGLAGVVVAILNLFLPG
- a CDS encoding DUF211 domain-containing protein: MTPPIRRLVLDVLKPHEPDIAEFARSVADHATVDAVNAVLVETDRKVETIKLTIQGTAVDLPAIGETIETLGGSIHSIDEVVCGEALTEQSPTPQDR